The Raphanus sativus cultivar WK10039 unplaced genomic scaffold, ASM80110v3 Scaffold4601, whole genome shotgun sequence genomic interval AGACAGTGGGTTGAATGTAGTAACCCTTGGAACCATGACGATCACCACCAGCTTGTAAGGTGGCTCCACTATCAACTCCATGTCTAATGTACTTCAGGATTTTCTCGAACTGCTCTGAGTCCACCTGGGGACCTTGCTCGATGCCTGACTTGAAGGGATCTCCAACAGCTCGGTTGATTGCACGAGCTTTAGCTTTCTCTACAAACTCATCGTACACGCGTTCGTGTACAAACGTACGCGAGCCAGCACAGCAGCATTGTCCCTGCGAGTTAAACCAAGAAGAGGTTATTATCTGGAAGGTATTGATATTTAAATGTTTGTGTGAGTGAAGCTAGTTTACCTGGTTAAAGAACAAAGCGAAATGAGCAAGCTCAACGGCCTGATCCACATCAGCATCTTCACACACAATGAACGGTGACTTGCCTCCAAGCTCAAGAGTCACTGCCTTGAGGTTACTTTTTGAAGCCAGCTCCAGAACAATCTTTCCAACATCAGTAGACCCTGTGAAAGCAACCTGTATATAGTACAAAGAGGatttatctaaaaaaaattctataagaAGGCAGATCTTTTGAAATGTTTTCAAGATGTGTGTCTTTTTAAAACCTTATCAATGTCCATGTGACTAGCTATGGCTGCACCAGCTGTAGGACCAAATCCAGAAACTATATTCACAACTCCTTCGGGAAGTCCAGCCTCGTGAAGTAGTCTTCCAACAAGAAGAGCAGAGAGGGGAGTTTGCTCAGCGGTCTTGAGGACAACGGTGTTACCGCAAGCTAAAGCTGGTCCAAGTTTCCACGAGAGCATGAGGAGAGGGAAGTTCCAAGGGATGATCTGTCCAGCGACTCCAATCGGTTCGTGGAGCGTCTGCACATGGTGTGAACCGTCTCCTGGAACCGTCATTCCATGGATCTTGTCTGCccaacctgaaaaaaaaactcatcaaaaacaatcaagaaaatcaagaaaaaaaaacatacaacaaTATTAGATTTAGTGATTTTTATCACTCTCTCACCAGCGTAGTAACGGAACACCCGAGCAAGCATAGGAACTTCGATCTTGGCAGACTGTTCATAAGGCTTCCCGTTGTCCCAAGTCTCGAGAGCAGCGATCTCGTCGTTGTGTTTCTCGATCAAGTCAGCGAAACGAAACAGAATCTTCGACCTCTCctgaaagaagaaaataaaatcaaaaacatgAGAGTTACTCTCAAAAAAGCACAAAAAACAGTATCTTTGTTTAATTACATAAGCAGTCATTCTAGGCCATGGACCCTGGTCAAAGGCCTTGCGGGCGGCTACAACCGCACGGTTCACGTCTTCTACATCACCCTCAGCCACCTGAGCGATCACTTCTCCGGTTCTTGGATCCAATGTAGGGAAAGTCTTTCCTGTAAAACATCATTATTCAAATGTAAAGTGTAACCAATCATAATATAATATGTccatttgtaatatatatatatagtttttttttcatttgtaatatatatacactgAGTTCTGACCTGAGGCAGAATCAACGAATTTTCCGTTGAGTAGGAGCTGAGTGTGCTGGACTTTCACAGGTGGAGAGATGGTGTCTTCCAGAGCTGAAGCGAGGTTGCTGTGTCTGCGAGCTCCTCTGTTCACGAGAGGGCCTTTCCCTGAAGAAGAATACATAATCACATATCGATACAGAGTCCAAAAATCTCGGAGTTCACCGATCGAAATCAATTAAACATGAAATCAATAACAAACA includes:
- the LOC108833038 gene encoding aldehyde dehydrogenase family 2 member B7, mitochondrial; translated protein: MASRRVSSLLSRSLVSSLRGKGPLVNRGARRHSNLASALEDTISPPVKVQHTQLLLNGKFVDSASGKTFPTLDPRTGEVIAQVAEGDVEDVNRAVVAARKAFDQGPWPRMTAYERSKILFRFADLIEKHNDEIAALETWDNGKPYEQSAKIEVPMLARVFRYYAGWADKIHGMTVPGDGSHHVQTLHEPIGVAGQIIPWNFPLLMLSWKLGPALACGNTVVLKTAEQTPLSALLVGRLLHEAGLPEGVVNIVSGFGPTAGAAIASHMDIDKVAFTGSTDVGKIVLELASKSNLKAVTLELGGKSPFIVCEDADVDQAVELAHFALFFNQGQCCCAGSRTFVHERVYDEFVEKAKARAINRAVGDPFKSGIEQGPQVDSEQFEKILKYIRHGVDSGATLQAGGDRHGSKGYYIQPTVFSDVKDDMLIAKDEIFGPVQTILKFKDLDEVIARANNSRYGLAAGVFTQNLDTANRLMRALRVGSVWINCFDVFDATIPFGGYKMSGIGREKGIYSLNNYLQVKAVVTSIKNPAWL